A region of the Candidatus Binataceae bacterium genome:
GGTGTAGACCCGAATAAACCCGTCGAACTTCATTACCTGGCCGGTGGCACGGAACTGCTCCTGGTCGGCCATAAGATCGACCGTGGTGCGATCGAAGACCGCTGCCGGCATCTGGCTGGAAACGAAGCGATTGAAGATCAGGGTGTACAGCGCCAGTTCGTCGCGTTGCAGATAGCGCGCCAGCGATTCGGGGTCGCGCTCCAGGGCGGTGGGGCGGATGGCTTCGTGCGCTTCCTGGGCCGACTTGGCCGAGCGGTAGAAGTTGGGCCGCTCGGGCACATAACGCGCGCCATAGCGCGCGGCGATATACTCGCGTACGGCCGCCAGCGCTTGGTCGGAAACTCGCGGCGAGTCGGTGCGCATATAGGTGATCAGACCGACCGCGCCCTGATCCCCCAACTCCACACCTTCGTACAGCTTCTGCGCCAGGCGCATCGTGCGCGAGGGCGAGAAGTGCAGCTTACGCGCGGCCTCCTGCTGAAGGCGCGAGGTGATGAAGGGGGGCGCCGCACTGCGCCGCACCTCCTTGCGCTCGATCTTGCTGACCGTGAAGGGCGGCCCATCGGAGGCTCCCAGCCGGGCTACTACCGCCTCGGCCTCGGCCTGGCTGAGCTTGTAATTTTTGTTATCGATCCGCTGACCCTGATGGCTGAATAGGCGGGCGCGGAAAACGGGCGGGGCGGCGGCTTCTAATTCGGCATCCAGGGTCCAATATTCCTCGGCCCGAAAGGCCTCGCGCTCACGCTCGCGCTCGACAATGATGCGCAGGGCCACCGACTGAACTCGGCCCGCGCTCAAGCCGCGCCGTACCTTTTCCCACAACAGGGGGCTTATCTTGTAGCCGACCAGGCGATCGAGCACGCGCCGGGCTTGTTGTGCCTCGTACAGCGGGCGGTTGAGCTCGGCGGGATGGGCCAACGCTTCCTTCACCGCGCTGGGAGTAATCTCATGCAACAAGACGCGATGGATATTGTTGGCGCTACCGCCCAATTGCTCGGCCACGTGCCAGGCGATAGCTTCTCCCTCGCGGTCGGGGTCGGTGGCCAGATAGATGTCTTGCTTGTCGCGGGCCGCCTGCTTGATGGTGTCGATAACCTTCTGTTTACCCTTGATAATCTCGTACTGAGGCTCGAAGTCGTGCTCGAGATCCACCCCTAGCTTGCTTTTAGGCAAGTCCATCACATGGCCGACTGAAGGCGCGACCATGAAGTCGCCGCCCAGATAGCGTTTGATGGTTTTGGCCTTGGCCGGCGATTCTACCACTAAGAGATACTTAGCCACTCGTGCTCCGGTTCCGTAGCAAAATCAGATCTGCCACTGAAACAAAAGGATTTATGCGCTGGCCGCGGGGGCGAGCGAAAACAGCTTGCCCGGATGCTGCACCACCATGCCCGTCAGCTCCAGCTCTAGCAACAGGCTAAGAACAGTCTGCGCATTTAGACCACAACTTTCCACAATCGCGTCGATATGCACCCGCTCGCCCGCCGGCAGGTGATCCACCACCGAGCGCAAACTGGCGCTCAGCTCCGCCCGTCGCGCCTGCTGGCCCACCTGTGCCTTGGTGGAAGACGTGGAGGGCACAGCGCGGCCGGCCGCACCGCTGAGTTGCGGCGCCAATTCCTCGATCACGTCCTCCACACATTCGACCAGGCGCGCACCCTCCTTAAGCAATCGATTGCTGCCTCGGGCTTTGCCGCTCAGGGGGCTGCCGGGGACGGCAAAGACCTGACGATTTTGCTCCAAAGCCAGGTGCGCCGAAATCAGAGAACCGCTATGCTCGGCGGCTTCTACCACCACCACGCCCAGGCTCAGGCCCGCGATAATGCGATTGCGCACAGGGAAATTTTCCGCTAGCGGAGGGCTGCCCAGGGGAAATTCGCTGAGCAAAGCACCCCCACCCGCAATCATTTCCTGGGCTAGTTTAGAATGCTCGAGGGGGTAGATTCTATCCACCCCGCAGCCCAATACCGCAATTGTCCGCCCGTGCGCCTCCAGGGCGCCCAAATGGGCTTCACTGTCAATCCCGCGCGCCAAACCGCTGACCACGGCAATCCCTTTGGCGGCCAGCTCCAAACCCAAGCGGCGCGCCATATGGCGGCCGGCCTCGCTAGCGGCCCGTGCTCCCACCACCGCCACGCAATCGCGCTCTCCCACCGGCATACTGCCGCGCACATAAAGCACCGGGGGCGGGTCGGGAAGCTGGGCCAGATTGGGTGGATAATCGGGATCGGCCCAGGTGATCAAACGGCCACCTAGACCAACCAGGTCGCACAACTCTCGTTCCAGGGGTGCAAAGTCCTGGAACTGGCGCAGGTTACGCGCGGTGTTGCGAGGGATTCCAGCCCCGCTGAGCTGCGTCTCGCTGGCGGCGAAGACCGCCGGGGCGCTGCCAAAATGCTTCAGCAGTAGGCGCGCGACCCGCGGTCCCACGCCACGAACCCGGCACAAAGCCAGCCAATAAACCTGTGAACTAACCTGCATGCTGAATTGCCTTGCTGTTAGCTTTTATCTTCTGATATTACAAATCTTATTCTAAACGGGCAAAAGCCCTGAGGACCGAAAGCCAGCTTTCTTGACCCGCCTAACCGAATCAAATAACTAAAAGCGGGTGCTTCAGGTGCCCTCGCCCGGCGATTTAAGCTTGTTAACGTGCGCCGTCAAGCCCTAGAGGTAGTGCATGGATGCGGTTTCATCCGAAGAAATCAAGCTGAATTTCCATCAGATGTCGGCCACCGACAAGCAGGTCGTGATCTTCAGCTTTTATCGTGACGCTGAATTGCGCGGCGCGCGGCTGCTCTTCAACCTAATCGGCCATCTCAAAGAGGCCGACGCCCAGCTCAAGCTCTCGCGTCACTTAGCCGATGAAACCCGGCACGCTTGGCTGTGGACCAAACGTATTTCCGACCTGGGTGGCAATCCGGTGATCGTCAGCGACGGCTACCAGCGGCGCCTGGGGCTGCGCACCGGCGTGCCCAAGGACGTAATCGACCTGTTGGCCCTGACCGTGGTGGTCGAAGAGCGGGCACGCAAGCGCTACACCACCCATGCCGAGCTTCCCAACGTCGATCCCGAAACTCTAGAAGTGTTGCAAGCGGTAACCGAGGACGAATCTTGGCACTTGGCCTGGATCGAACGTAAATTGCGCGAGATCGCCGCTGCCCAAGGTAAGCCCGAGCGCGCCGAACAGGCGCTGGAGCGCTATCGCGCGATCGATCGGGAGGTCTATGCCACCTTGGCCGCTGATGAAGCGGAACTGATGAGAGCCTGATCGATCGAACGTCGCGCTTTTCAATTTAAGCATTCCCCGGGCGGCCGTAACCGCAGTCCACGTGCGGGCGCGTTGAGCGCCTGCCGGCTCCTGCTCCTGTGCACGATGTTAGCGACGCTGGGTTGCACCAGCCATTCCTCACCCCTCCCCGGCGGACCGCCCGCTTTCAAGGTCGCGCTACTGACCTCTGGTCCGGTCAGCGATGGCGGGTGGAACGCTTCGGCTTACGAAGGGCTGGAGCTGATAAAGAGTCGGCTCAAGGCCCAAACCGCACAGGTCCAGACCACCTCGCCGGCCGATTTTGCCGATGCCTTTCGCGATTTCGGTGCGCGTGGCTTCAACGTCATCTTTGCCCACGGCTTCGAGTACACCGACGCCGCCCTGCGCGCAGCCCGGATGTTCCCTCACACCGTCTTCGTCATCAGCTCGGGTCGTACCAGCGCCGCCAATGTAGCCTCAATCAACTTCAAGTTTGAAGAGGCGACTTATATCGAGGGCGTGTTGGCTGGCCTGATGAGCAAGAGCGGGGTCGCTGGGGCCGTGGGCGGAGTCGAATTGCCGGCGATCAAGTTCACCTTCGACGGCTATCGACTGGGCTTTGACTCGGTGCGCCCCAAAGGCCAGGTCCTGGTCAGCTTTATCGGCAATTTCAACGACGTGGGTGCGGCCAAGGAAGCAGCTCTGGCGCAAATCGGACGCGGGGCCGATTTTCTAACGGTCAACGCCGACGCCGCCGGAATCGGTGTGCTGCAAGCGGCGGCACAGCGTAATGTTTACGCTTTTGGCGCCTTTCGGAACCAAAATTCGCTGGCACCCTCGGCGGTTATCGCCAGTGCGATTTGCGACGTGGCCGACGCTTTCTTGCGTCTGGCCTCTGAAGTCCAGCAAGGCAGCTTCAAACCTGCGGTCTACGACTTCGGAATGAGGGACGGGCTGGTCAGGTTAGTTTTCAACCCAGCGCTGGAGTCCAGGATTCCAGCCGCGGTAATGACCCAGGTCAAAAACGCCGAAAATCGTGTGATGGCAGGCGAGGTCAAACTGCCCTCTTTGCAGCCCGTGCCCGCCCCGGCAGGCTGAAACGACGGCCGGCCGCAGCCTCAAGACTCAATTTTTCATTAAGTCGAAAAGCATCTTGAGCAGGCTTGAGCCAGAGCTTACCTTGTTGAAAGGGGGCGATTCAGGGCCATCGATGACCGACCAAGTGGAAATAAGACCATTACTCGGCAAGCTGGCCGCTTCGGTTACGGTACCGGGTTCCAAGAGCATCACCAACCGGGCCCTGCTGATGGCAGCGATGGCGCCGGGAGAATCTACTTTAAGCTCGGCGCTAATCAGCGACGACACCCGTTACATGATCGGGGCGTTGCGGGAACTAGGCTTCACGGTGCGGGTCAACGAAAGTCTGGGCGAAGTCGAGGTCAATGGCGGCGCCGGCAAAATTCCCTGTTCCCAGGCCAATCTGTTCGTGGGAGGCTCGGGCACCGCGATGCGCTTTCTGGCCGGCTTTCTCACCCTGGGCCAAGGCGCCTACCGCCTGGATGGCAACGCCCGCATGCGCCAGCGTCCGATCGGCAACCTGCTGCAAGCCTTATCCAACCTGGGGCTGGCGGTACGCTCCGAGCACGACAACGGCTGCCCACCTGTGCTGATCGAA
Encoded here:
- the topA gene encoding type I DNA topoisomerase, encoding MAKYLLVVESPAKAKTIKRYLGGDFMVAPSVGHVMDLPKSKLGVDLEHDFEPQYEIIKGKQKVIDTIKQAARDKQDIYLATDPDREGEAIAWHVAEQLGGSANNIHRVLLHEITPSAVKEALAHPAELNRPLYEAQQARRVLDRLVGYKISPLLWEKVRRGLSAGRVQSVALRIIVEREREREAFRAEEYWTLDAELEAAAPPVFRARLFSHQGQRIDNKNYKLSQAEAEAVVARLGASDGPPFTVSKIERKEVRRSAAPPFITSRLQQEAARKLHFSPSRTMRLAQKLYEGVELGDQGAVGLITYMRTDSPRVSDQALAAVREYIAARYGARYVPERPNFYRSAKSAQEAHEAIRPTALERDPESLARYLQRDELALYTLIFNRFVSSQMPAAVFDRTTVDLMADQEQFRATGQVMKFDGFIRVYTEGQDEPVADEEAEAQLPPLREGERVRLLKFVPEQHFTQPPPRFTQATLIKELEENGIGRPSTYAAIMTSILNREYVDEDESKRLRPTSLGRTVTDLLLAAFPDIVEVGFTAHLEEELDQVEEGKENWVKALKRFYRPFEKRLGEARKKMPQVKGKGLPSGLKCELDGGDMVIKWGRNGEFLACANYPKCSNTSEFTRDEQGNIQLKASATPALSDQVCEKCGKPMVRRRSRFGEFLGCSGYPECNGIKKLSSEPVKTGVSCPDCHEGELLERRSKRGKLFYGCNRYPKCRFASWNKVVSQPCPQCGSPYLVEKVSKRNGTTWVCPKEECDYVVAAPPANTEGAGDSAVAPQA
- the dprA gene encoding DNA-processing protein DprA, with protein sequence MQVSSQVYWLALCRVRGVGPRVARLLLKHFGSAPAVFAASETQLSGAGIPRNTARNLRQFQDFAPLERELCDLVGLGGRLITWADPDYPPNLAQLPDPPPVLYVRGSMPVGERDCVAVVGARAASEAGRHMARRLGLELAAKGIAVVSGLARGIDSEAHLGALEAHGRTIAVLGCGVDRIYPLEHSKLAQEMIAGGGALLSEFPLGSPPLAENFPVRNRIIAGLSLGVVVVEAAEHSGSLISAHLALEQNRQVFAVPGSPLSGKARGSNRLLKEGARLVECVEDVIEELAPQLSGAAGRAVPSTSSTKAQVGQQARRAELSASLRSVVDHLPAGERVHIDAIVESCGLNAQTVLSLLLELELTGMVVQHPGKLFSLAPAASA
- a CDS encoding ferritin-like domain-containing protein — its product is MDAVSSEEIKLNFHQMSATDKQVVIFSFYRDAELRGARLLFNLIGHLKEADAQLKLSRHLADETRHAWLWTKRISDLGGNPVIVSDGYQRRLGLRTGVPKDVIDLLALTVVVEERARKRYTTHAELPNVDPETLEVLQAVTEDESWHLAWIERKLREIAAAQGKPERAEQALERYRAIDREVYATLAADEAELMRA
- a CDS encoding BMP family protein — translated: MLATLGCTSHSSPLPGGPPAFKVALLTSGPVSDGGWNASAYEGLELIKSRLKAQTAQVQTTSPADFADAFRDFGARGFNVIFAHGFEYTDAALRAARMFPHTVFVISSGRTSAANVASINFKFEEATYIEGVLAGLMSKSGVAGAVGGVELPAIKFTFDGYRLGFDSVRPKGQVLVSFIGNFNDVGAAKEAALAQIGRGADFLTVNADAAGIGVLQAAAQRNVYAFGAFRNQNSLAPSAVIASAICDVADAFLRLASEVQQGSFKPAVYDFGMRDGLVRLVFNPALESRIPAAVMTQVKNAENRVMAGEVKLPSLQPVPAPAG